The proteins below are encoded in one region of Phaeodactylum tricornutum CCAP 1055/1 chromosome 3, complete sequence:
- a CDS encoding predicted protein: MISTLRTASGRAPLARISNSIGARGRGIVPANGNLDSIRRNVAPFSSMSYLIAEHETGRFREAAARPFVLAANAIDMGFSGTIIDSSESPSDSPQSVQTVAFRDLQGCGAVDDDGG, encoded by the coding sequence ATGATCTCTACACTACGGACCGCATCTGGCCGAGCTCCCTTGGCGCGAATTTCCAACTCTATCGGCGCACGAGGTCGAGGGATAGTGCCTGCCAACGGTAATTTGGATAGTATACGGCGGAATGTTGCGCCTTTCTCGAGTATGTCCTACTTGATTGCGGAACACGAGACGGGGCGCTTTCGAGAGGCCGCGGCACGTCCCTTTGTACTCGCGGCGAATGCGATAGATATGGGTTTCTCCGGCACTATTATCGATTCGTCCGAGTCGCCATCTGATTCTCCACAAAGTGTACAAACGGTGGCGTTTCGAGACTTACAAGGATGTGGTGCCGTAGACGACGATGGTGGGTAA
- a CDS encoding predicted protein produces the protein MHPSSMSPSGIAKSFLPSMSPSGTIKSFLPWHQPKVADDEDDGDDDTKDVQNDAGVDEVDSEDVPQFPNGLWQQLWSRMNPAVCLAPDTACTGTVMGDATAIDLDREVPKLLRDLKQPGNERTEALQRLYKLSDRQRKNNRYVRIGKPLGDCSTTKTSIVLTVKLTVPTLHSVPIVAVVNSEQESVFQGLQPCLSPLASEADRRQALLLLNNLCIPMQNKAFILLGDQADTVLSSLMIILQNKLPEAYLAAACLFNLSYLPDAKKMLFYYAPVVAPENMRSRNRFDRGDSTEQGAQATQSLILFRVVEEMCNAYAPALEKKEHSADTEAIRWSIAFVRNLATEAVLGSTIAHDSVFPTLAVQYLKSHAPEDMARWTQHSMPDVCLSLIWHLVVFEDCLEPLLAQDTQDALLTLQGRGGIHEMWARAVLNKLQAEENAFQKVVVDDDP, from the coding sequence ATGCATCCGTCGTCGATGAGTCCATCGGGTATCGCCAAGTCGTTCTTGCCGTCAATGAGTCCATCCGGAACGATCAAGTCTTTTCTGCCGTGGCACCAACCAAAAGTagcggacgacgaagacgacggcgacgacgacacaaAAGACGTTCAGAACGATGCCGGTGTCGACGAAGTGGACTCGGAAGACGTGCCGCAATTCCCCAACGGCCTTTGGCAACAGCTCTGGTCTCGAATGAATCCGGCGGTCTGTTTGGCTCCGGATACGGCTTGCACCGGTACCGTGATGGGAGACGCAACGGCGATTGACTTGGACCGGGAAGTGCCCAAACTTCTACGAGATCTTAAACAGCCAGGCAACGAGCGAACGGAGGCACTGCAGCGACTTTACAAACTCTCCGATCGACAGCGGAAAAACAATCGGTACGTAAGAATAGGGAAACCCCTCGGCGACTGCTCTACCACCAAGACCTCTATTGTTTTGACCGTGAAACTCACAGTCCCCACTCTGCACAGTGTACCCATTGTTGCCGTGGTTAATTCCGAGCAAGAAAGTGTATTCCAAGGACTCCAACCGTGCTTGTCACCACTGGCCAGTGAAGCTGATCGTCGCCAGGCACTCCTCTTGCTCAACAATCTATGCATTCCAATGCAAAATAAAGCATTTATACTGCTCGGGGATCAGGCCGATACGGTCTTGTCGAGTCTCATGATCATCCTGCAAAACAAGCTGCCCGAAGCATATCTAGCTGCCGCGTGCTTGTTCAATCTTTCGTACTTACCAGACGCCAAGAAAATGTTGTTTTATTACGCTCCGGTGGTGGCGCCCGAAAACATGCGCTCCCGAAATCGATTCGACCGTGGCGACAGCACGGAACAAGGAGCCCAAGCCACACAGTCGCTCATACTCTTTCGCGTCGTCGAAGAAATGTGCAACGCCTACGCCCCCGCACTCGAGAAAAAGGAGCATTCCGCGGATACCGAAGCCATTCGCTGGAGCATCGCGTTCGTACGCAACCTCGCGACGGAGGCCGTCTTGGGCTCCACCATTGCACACGACTCCGTCTTTCCGACCCTGGCCGTTCAGTATCTCAAGTCGCACGCACCCGAGGACATGGCCCGGTGGACCCAGCATTCTATGCCGGACGTGTGCCTCTCACTCATCTGGCATCTCGTGGTCTTTGAAGATTGCCTCGAGCCGTTGTTGGCGCAGGACACCCAGGACGCACTCTTGACGCTGCAAGGCCGGGGTGGCATTCACGAAATGTGGGCCCGAGCCGTCCTGAATAAACTACAGGCTGAGGAGAAcgccttccaaaaagtcgtgGTGGACGATGATCCCTAA
- a CDS encoding predicted protein, with amino-acid sequence MKVNGSCLCEVIRFSATLKQKHVDVCHCDMCRKWHGGMGFSVPLTEPPTLLSGKEDGQLSLYQSSEWGQRLFCKTCGSCLFYQAPDYGYYGVVPGVLDEEDQLEEMKLEIFTDQKPSYYYDFAGDTKKMTRAEFLASLESKDCGGEQTE; translated from the coding sequence ATGAAAGTGAACGGTAGTTGTTTGTGTGAAGTCATCCGGTTCTCCGCCACACTCAAGCAAAAACACGTCGACGTTTGTCATTGCGATATGTGTCGCAAGTGGCACGGTGGAATGGGTTTCAGTGTCCCCTTGACGGAGCCGCCCACGCTTCTATCGGGTAAGGAGGACGGTCAATTGAGTCTGTACCAGTCTTCGGAATGGGGACAACGCTTGTTTTGTAAAACCTGCGGTTCGTGTCTCTTTTATCAGGCCCCCGACTACGGATACTACGGTGTGGTTCCGGGAgttttggacgaagaagatcaaCTCGAAGAGATGAAATTGGAAATCTTTACGGATCAGAAACCGTCCTATTACTACGACTTTGCGGGGGATACGAAAAAGATGACCAGGGCCGAGTTTCTCGCCTCCTTGGAGTCCAAGGACTGTGGTGGCGAACAAACTGAATAA